One Acidimicrobiales bacterium DNA segment encodes these proteins:
- a CDS encoding DUF1800 domain-containing protein: protein MERHEAVAHLLRRTTFGPRPGQVERLVDRDLDDVITEIVDDRGDRAEGAAAPDLDADDELVVWWLNRLRDPRAGLHERMVWYWHGHFTTSLAQVTADMMWQQHLRIRRHALGNFRDLTRELLTDAAMLVYLDGSGSRGEEPNENLARELMELFTLGVGNYTEDDVKAAARALSGYWVDWETAEVHFEAADHYDRPVRFLGERAHYDVDRVVEALLDQPACARHVAGRLHRHLVGLDAEPAQLDRLAAVFRAHDLEITPLVEAILRSDAFAGARRTRTRQPIEWLVAALPALGADDAEIDVWSLSVAGQLPFHPPNVAGWPDGDRWVDGSQVLNRINRVLDLGWQEAIDLEVEPDVDTVLARCGIWDVSPTTRAVLDDAIRRQSEYDRGLELLFALTLTSPEFALA, encoded by the coding sequence ATGGAACGACACGAGGCCGTGGCCCACCTTCTTCGCCGCACCACCTTCGGGCCCCGGCCGGGTCAGGTCGAGCGACTGGTCGATCGCGATCTCGACGACGTGATCACCGAGATCGTCGACGACCGGGGCGATCGGGCAGAGGGTGCGGCCGCGCCTGATCTCGACGCCGACGACGAGCTCGTCGTCTGGTGGCTCAATCGACTCCGCGATCCACGCGCCGGCCTCCACGAACGCATGGTCTGGTACTGGCACGGCCACTTCACCACGAGTCTGGCCCAGGTCACGGCCGACATGATGTGGCAGCAGCACCTGCGGATCCGTCGCCACGCGCTCGGCAACTTCCGTGACCTCACACGCGAACTGCTCACGGACGCGGCCATGCTCGTGTACCTCGACGGGTCCGGATCCCGAGGCGAGGAGCCCAACGAGAACCTCGCCCGGGAGCTGATGGAACTCTTCACGCTCGGCGTCGGCAACTACACCGAGGACGACGTCAAGGCCGCGGCGCGGGCGCTCTCCGGATACTGGGTCGACTGGGAGACCGCCGAAGTCCACTTCGAGGCGGCCGATCACTACGACCGCCCCGTCCGCTTCCTCGGCGAGCGGGCCCACTACGACGTCGACCGCGTCGTCGAGGCGCTCCTGGACCAGCCGGCCTGTGCCCGCCACGTGGCGGGACGTCTGCATCGGCACCTGGTGGGACTCGATGCCGAGCCGGCGCAGCTCGACCGACTCGCCGCGGTCTTTCGTGCGCACGATCTCGAGATCACGCCCCTCGTCGAGGCGATCCTGCGGTCGGACGCGTTCGCGGGGGCGAGGCGGACACGCACTCGCCAGCCGATCGAATGGCTCGTGGCCGCCCTCCCGGCCCTCGGCGCCGACGATGCCGAGATCGATGTGTGGTCGCTCTCGGTGGCCGGACAGCTCCCCTTCCACCCTCCGAACGTCGCCGGTTGGCCCGACGGTGACCGGTGGGTCGACGGCAGCCAGGTCCTGAACCGGATCAACCGGGTACTCGACCTCGGATGGCAGGAGGCGATCGACCTCGAGGTGGAGCCCGATGTCGACACCGTCCTCGCCCGATGCGGCATCTGGGACGTCTCCCCGACCACCCGTGCCGTGCTCGACGACGCGATCCGGCGACAGTCCGAATACGACCGCGGCCTCGAACTGCTCTTCGCACTGACCCTGACGTCCCCCGAGTTCGCACTGGCATGA
- a CDS encoding response regulator transcription factor has translation MRLLLVEDDTSLSAVVERGLREDGYAVDAAATLLDARFQLDVNDYDLLILDLGLPDGSGLDLCREIRASGRHLPVLVLTARDGLSDKVSGLDAGADDYLTKPFDYPELTARIRALLRRPPEAHRPVLEVADVRLDPASRVAWRGAVTVPLTAREFALLEFLLRHPGEVVTREQLLEHVWDANYDGLSNVVDVHIANLRRKLASPDGPDPLTTVRGAGYRIGDPPRDARPDPDAAP, from the coding sequence ATGCGCCTGCTCCTCGTGGAAGACGACACGTCGCTGTCGGCGGTGGTCGAGCGGGGCCTGCGCGAGGACGGCTACGCGGTCGACGCGGCGGCGACGCTCCTCGACGCCCGTTTCCAGCTGGACGTGAACGACTACGACCTGCTGATCCTCGATCTCGGCCTTCCCGACGGGAGCGGACTCGACCTCTGTCGGGAGATCCGGGCCAGCGGTCGGCATCTGCCGGTCCTCGTGTTGACCGCTCGTGACGGTCTGTCCGACAAGGTCTCGGGTCTCGACGCCGGCGCCGACGACTACCTCACCAAGCCGTTCGACTACCCGGAGCTGACGGCCCGGATCCGCGCCCTGCTGCGCCGCCCACCCGAGGCACACCGGCCGGTTCTCGAGGTGGCCGACGTGCGCCTCGATCCTGCATCGCGTGTCGCCTGGCGTGGCGCCGTCACCGTGCCGCTCACCGCCCGAGAGTTCGCCCTCCTCGAGTTCCTGCTGCGCCATCCCGGTGAGGTGGTGACCCGGGAACAGCTCCTCGAACACGTCTGGGACGCGAACTACGACGGCCTCTCCAACGTGGTCGATGTCCACATCGCGAACCTTCGTCGCAAGCTCGCGAGCCCTGATGGCCCCGACCCGCTCACCACGGTCCGGGGCGCCGGCTACCGCATCGGTGATCCGCCCCGCGACGCCCGCCCCGACCCCGACGCCGCCCCGTGA
- a CDS encoding HAMP domain-containing sensor histidine kinase: MNLHRTRLHLAIIYGLLSAVAVGAISWYAVRTATDSIYDSAERQAERVVQELGLQNFDPPEGSAPGNTWIVSVDEGWNDPLGDVWVEPPLNTIAEEAYGWPSFGRFDFAGVTYLSYAVPLGDDGARTLVTALDLTEFDSDASSTRLRIWLAAIGSTAVAAVAGYWVAGRSLRPARSAQQQQRDFIADAAHELRTPLAVIQASASHTLSRPRDGDDYRRSLEEIRAAAERAGTGVAELLELARLEAGQAKPRLAPLRLDLLTEEVAAAIRADHTVIEAMPGEALVVEADYGLVRQVLETLTRNAVARASHVWLTTSPYERWAVLDVVDDGPGFDPEILPHVFDRFRRGDTGGSSGLGLAIAKRIVESHGGRIEVTNRPEGGALVRVLLPRHTIA, encoded by the coding sequence GTGAACCTCCATCGCACCCGACTCCACCTCGCGATCATCTACGGGCTGCTCTCGGCCGTCGCCGTCGGGGCGATCAGTTGGTACGCGGTCCGAACCGCCACCGACAGCATCTACGACTCGGCCGAACGGCAGGCGGAGCGGGTCGTGCAGGAACTGGGGCTGCAGAACTTCGACCCACCCGAGGGTTCGGCCCCGGGCAACACATGGATCGTCAGCGTGGACGAAGGCTGGAACGATCCCCTCGGGGACGTGTGGGTCGAGCCGCCGCTCAACACGATCGCCGAAGAGGCCTACGGCTGGCCCAGCTTCGGACGGTTCGACTTCGCCGGTGTCACCTATCTGTCGTACGCGGTGCCCCTCGGCGACGATGGCGCCCGCACCCTCGTCACCGCCCTCGATCTCACCGAGTTCGACAGCGATGCGTCATCGACGCGGCTGCGCATCTGGCTGGCGGCGATCGGGTCCACCGCCGTGGCGGCCGTCGCCGGGTACTGGGTGGCGGGGCGGTCGTTGCGTCCGGCACGTTCGGCGCAACAGCAACAGCGCGACTTCATCGCCGACGCGGCTCACGAGCTGCGCACCCCCCTCGCCGTGATCCAGGCGTCGGCCAGTCACACGCTGTCTCGGCCCCGCGACGGTGATGACTACCGGCGGTCGCTCGAAGAGATCCGCGCCGCCGCAGAGCGGGCGGGAACCGGCGTGGCCGAGCTTCTCGAGCTGGCCCGGCTCGAGGCGGGCCAGGCGAAGCCCCGGCTGGCGCCCCTTCGGCTCGATCTCCTGACCGAGGAGGTCGCCGCCGCGATCCGAGCGGACCACACGGTGATCGAGGCGATGCCCGGAGAGGCGCTCGTGGTCGAGGCCGACTACGGGTTGGTCCGCCAGGTGCTCGAGACGCTGACCCGCAACGCCGTCGCGAGGGCGTCGCACGTGTGGCTCACCACCTCGCCCTACGAGAGGTGGGCGGTGCTCGACGTCGTCGACGACGGGCCCGGCTTCGACCCCGAGATCCTTCCCCACGTGTTCGATCGGTTCCGTCGCGGCGACACCGGGGGCTCGAGTGGGCTCGGGCTCGCCATCGCGAAGCGCATCGTCGAGTCCCACGGTGGACGCATCGAAGTGACGAATCGGCCGGAAGGTGGTGCACTCGTGCGCGTGCTCCTGCCCCGTCACACGATCGCCTGA